In a single window of the Esox lucius isolate fEsoLuc1 chromosome 22, fEsoLuc1.pri, whole genome shotgun sequence genome:
- the prkag3a gene encoding 5'-AMP-activated protein kinase subunit gamma-3 isoform X4, with translation MLTITDFINILHRYYRSPLVQMNELERHQIGTWRDVYLQYSDHCLHSISPDASLFDAIYLLLRYKIHRLPVIDPVSGNVLHIITHKRILKFLHIFQETVPKPQFLQKTIQDLGVGTFRNIATVQQTASLYDALSLFVERRVSALPVVNTKGKVVALYSRFDVINLAARKTYNNLNISMQEAIQQRCCFIEGVIKCLPDETLGTAIDRIVKAELDSPSFLVHRLVLVDREDICLGIVSLSDLLQAMVLTPAGIDALLAF, from the exons GTTCAAATGAATGAGCTGGAAAGACATCAAATTGGGACATGGCGAG ATGTGTACCTGCAATACTCCGACCACTGTCTTCACAGTATCAGTCCAGATGCCAG CCTCTTTGACGCCATATACTTGCTACTGAGGTATAAGATCCACAGATTGCCGGTCATCGATCCCGTGTCCGGAAATGTCTTGCACATTATCACGCACAAGCGAATCCTCAAGTTTCTTCATATATTT CAAGAGACAGTCCCAAAACCCCAATTTCTGCAAAAGACAATCCAGGATCTTGGCGTTGGGACATTCCGGAATATTGCCACAGTCCAGCAGACAGCCTCGCTCTACGATGCCTTGTCTTTGTTTGTAGAAAGGAGGGTCTCCGCACTGCCCGTAGTGAACACAAAAG GCAAGGTGGTAGCTCTCTACTCCAGATTTGACGTGATT AATCTGGCAGCTCGGAAGACATACAACAACCTGAACATCTCCATGCAGGAGGCCATCCAGCAGCGCTGCTGTTTCATTGAGGGTGTGATCAAGTGCTTGCCAGACGAGACCCTGGGGACAGCTATTGATCGAATTGTCAAGGCTGAG CTCGACTCTCCTTCATTCCTG GTCCATCGGCTAGTCCTGGTGGACAGAGAGGACATATGCCTGGGGATCGTCTCTCTCTCCGACTTGCTCCAGGCCATGGTGTTGACCCCGGCAGGTATTGACGCCCTTTTAGCCTTTTAG
- the retreg2 gene encoding reticulophagy regulator 2: MANIEGGRRPSVSSSSALEDLFPAGGSEQVCGDGNPELVQLRERLQGWLSQYESLLLWVQRLLVWERPLYSIFVALTLNTLFWLLSSTSLRPLFLLSLSILGLMLLERWKHKLRLVTVEYPEANPVERETMNVQPQLLSIPELSHHLAESYLYCCLYVQEMLQYKRQNHGKFCAMMCSGCLVLAVVGHYVPGIMISYIIALSVLVWPLVVYHELIQRMYTGLEPILMKLDYSMKGDTQRRKHDKKKVKKEVEEGDEPRAETESDSEEELSCFAPTVDAKTTALAMAITDSELSDEEASILESGGFSVSRATTPQLTDVSEDLDQHSVHSDPEEAFLRDLPEFPSVDEFPSVEHSLLHFPLQGQGQGDGATAGGGQPSEGESLCPASLLLQHLASPLHFVNTHFNGHRAPGGDKGQLVTVVGVEEVADGAEGEASQPQESQAQMQSLEALSEEIVSTAISAVVQNTLSAMLLSTEAREGPSIAEFLPTDTPPSVLESAAETEEQNVAAAADDTEERSAEEVPEVTLVPTEDEDFELLDQSELEQMDEDLLGLLSPDGQGGAGAAPPTNAPPPPAQQPESS; this comes from the exons ATGGCGAACATTGAGGGGGGAAGACGCCCATCTGTTTCCTCCTCTTCGGCCCTCGAGGACCTGTTCCCCGCTGGAGGATCGGAGCAAGTGTGCGGGGATGGTAACCCTGAGCTTGTGCAACTGCGAGAGCGTCTCCAAGGCTGGCTATCGCAATATGAATCCTTGCTGTTATGGGTGCAGAGGCTGCTGGTTTGGGAGAGGCCGCTCTACAGCATCTTCGTTGCTCTCACACTGAACACCTTATTCTG GCTCCTTTCTTCGACGTCCCTGCGTCCACTCTTTCTCCTGAGTCTTTCCATTCTAGGACTCATGTTGCTGGAAAGGTGGAAACACAAGTTACGTCTTGTTACTG TCGAGTATCCTGAGGCCAACCCAGTGGAAAG GGAGACCATGAATGTGCAACCCCAGCTCCTCAGCATTCCCGAACTCAGTCACCACCTCGCCGAGAGCTACCTCTACTGCTGTCTGTATGTCCAAGAGATGCTGCAGTATAAAAGGCAGAACCATGGAAAG TTCTGTGCCATGATGTGCTCCGGTTGTCTTGTCTTAGCGGTGGTGGGACACTACGTCCCAGGAATCATGATCTCCTACATCATTG CACTGAGCGTGTTGGTGTGGCCTTTGGTGGTGTATCACGAGCTGATCCAGCGCATGTACACGGGTCTAGAACCCATCCTGATGAAACTGGACTACAGCATGAAGGGGGACACTCAGCGCCGCAAGCACGACAAAaaaa AGGTGAAGAAGGAGGTGGAAGAAGGGGACGAGCCCAGAGCCGAGACGGAAAGCGATAGCGAGGAGGAGCTGTCCTGCTTTGCCCCTACG GTGGACGCTAAGACTACAGCATTGGCGATGGCCATCACCGACTCAGAGTTGTCTGATGAGGAAGCGTCCATTTTGGAGAGCGGGGGGTTCTCGGTTTCCAGAGCTACCACGCCACAACTCACCGACGTCTCTGAAG ACCTGGACCAACACAGTGTACACAGTGACCCAGAGGAGGCTTTCCTAAGGGACCTGCCCGAGTTCCCATCGGTTGACGAGTTCCCTTCCGTCGAGCACAGTCTCCTCCACTTCCCGTTGCAGGGTCAGGGTCAAGGCGACGGGGCCACGGCCGGGGGAGGACAGCCGTCGGAGGGGGAGTCCTTGTGCCCCGCCAGCCTCCTCCTCCAGCACCTGGCCTCCCCGCTTCACTTTGTCAACACGCACTTCAATGGACACAGGGCGCCCGGAGGAGACAAGGGACAACTGGTCACAGTGGTGGGAGTGGAGGAGGTGGCGGATGGAGCAGAAGGGGAGGCCAGCCAACCCCAGGAGTCGCAGGCCCAGATGCAGTCTCTGGAAGCCCTGAGCGAGGAGATTGTGAGCACGGCCATCTCCGCAGTAGTGCAAAACACACTGTCGGCCATGCTGCTCTCCACAGAGGCCAGAGAGGGCCCCTCCATCGCCGAGTTCCTGCCCACCGACACACCCCCCAGTGTCCTGGAAAGCGCCGCCGAGACTGAAGAGCAGAACGTGGCGGCAGCCGCCGATGACACCGAGGAGAGGAGCGCCGAGGAAGTGCCGGAAGTCACGCTCGTGCCGACCGAGGACGAGGACTTTGAGCTTCTGGACCAAAGCGAACTGGAGCAGATGGACGAGGACCTGCTAGGTCTTCTCAGTCCGGACGGACAGGGGGGTGCGGGAGCGGCCCCTCCCACAAATGCACCCCCACCTCCGGCACAACAGCCAGAGTCCTCTTAG
- the LOC105023713 gene encoding tubulin beta-4B chain, which yields MREIVHLQAGQCGNQIGAKFWEVISDEHGIDPTGTYHGDSDLQLERINVYYNEATGGKYVPRAILVDLEPGTMDSVRSGPFGQIFRPDNFVFGQSGAGNNWAKGHYTEGAELVDSVLDVVRKEAESCDCLQGFQLTHSLGGGTGSGMGTLLISKIREEYPDRIMNTFSVVPSPKVSDTVVEPYNATLSVHQLVENTDETFCIDNEALYDICFRTLKLTTPTYGDLNHLVSATMSGVTTCLRFPGQLNADLRKLAVNMVPFPRLHFFMPGFAPLTSRGSQQYRALTVPELTQQMFDAKNMMAACDPRHGRYLTVAAIFRGRMSMKEVDEQMLSVQNKNSSYFVEWIPNNVKTAVCDIPPRGLKMSATFIGNSTAIQELFKRISEQFTAMFRRKAFLHWYTGEGMDEMEFTEAESNMNDLVSEYQQYQDATAEEEGEFEEEGEEEQA from the exons ATGAGGGAGATCGTTCATTTGCAGGCCGGTCAGTGTGGAAATCAGATCGGCGCTAAG TTCTGGGAGGTGATCAGCGACGAACATGGAATAGACCCCACTGGCACCTACCATGGAGATAGTGATTTGCAGCTTGAGAGAATTAATGTGTATTACAATGAGGCAACAG GTGGTAAGTATGTCCCTCGTGCCATTCTGGTTGATCTGGAGCCTGGAACCATGGACTCAGTTCGCTCTGGGCCCTTCGGACAAATTTTCAGACCAGACAACTTTGTCTTTG GACAGAGTGGTGCTGGTAACAACTGGGCCAAAGGCCATTACACAGAGGGAGCGGAGCTTGTGGACTCCGTCCTGGACGTGGTGAGAAAGGAAGCGGAGAGCTGCGACTGCCTGCAGGGCTTCCAGCTCACCCACTCCCTTGGGGGAGGCACTGGCTCTGGCATGGGAACCCTGTTGATCAGCAAGATCCGTGAGGAGTACCCCGACCGAATCATGAACACGTTCAGCGTGGTGCCCTCCCCGAAGGTGTCCGACACGGTGGTGGAGCCGTACAACGCCACCCTGTCCGTGCATCAGCTGGTGGAGAACACTGACGAGACCTTTTGCATCGACAACGAGGCGTTGTACGACATCTGCTTCCGCACGCTCAAGCTGACCACCCCGACATACGGCGACCTCAACCACCTGGTGTCGGCCACCATGAGCGGGGTCACCACGTGCCTGCGCTTCCCCGGTCAGCTCAACGCCGACCTGCGCAAGCTAGCGGTCAACATGGTCCCGTTCCCCCGTTTGCATTTCTTCATGCCAGGCTTCGCACCGCTGACCAGCAGAGGCAGCCAGCAGTACAGAGCCCTGACGGTGCCGGAACTCACACAGCAGATGTTCGATGCCAAGAACATGATGGCGGCCTGTGACCCGCGCCACGGCCGCTACCTCACCGTGGCTGCCATCTTCCGCGGGCGCATGTCCATGAAGGAGGTGGATGAGCAGATGCTGAGCGTGCAGAACAAGAACAGCAGCTACTTTGTGGAATGGATCCCCAACAACGTGAAGACGGCCGTCTGCGACATCCCGCCCCGCGGCCTCAAGATGTCCGCCACCTTCATCGGCAACAGCACGGCCATCCAGGAGCTGTTCAAACGCATCTCGGAGCAGTTCACCGCCATGTTCCGCCGCAAGGCCTTCCTGCACTGGTACACCGGGGAGGGCATGGACGAGATGGAGTTCACCGAGGCGGAGAGCAACATGAACGACCTAGTGTCAGAGTACCAGCAGTACCAGGACGCCACcgcagaggaggagggggagtttgaggaggagggggaggaggagcaggcTTAA
- the mdh1b gene encoding putative malate dehydrogenase 1B isoform X4, protein MAQFVLAGKANCPYFAKAEFLADLLQRSLPKFNIHKICMHPNEWQQWLETTCKEHGWQHENSPMIWRELIHRGGKGMLLGGFNDFLEHVQAYYSISSDMTSELMMKIAAENLKTREICMEEEVYNQSLVKPKHIWISSALNPTCYSLIPQLFAPGVFQDTPTISLHLLDVGAVEEELQGIRMETQDLALPQLHEVTVHTELDQAFQQAHTIILLDDLWPEDGEAGEDEGENKVRKVSERYRQFGRLIEERAHKDVMVVVAGNSLVNLKCSLLLENTSSVSSGRFVAMATQLEYEARAHISQKLFVKTADVTDVIVWGNISGSYHIDLQRAKVFHYNGAIWGWSDFSQPVLEMIYDRKWLECDFMSLVSTHRHTVASKSQRATAISATNGIIAVLKAWNNNSSAEQVLSLGILSTGQYNLPAGVVFSMPVTFQHGRWSELSDVIIGDELRAKLQIAVDELREEKDLASRTRKGTS, encoded by the exons ATGGCACAATTTGTACTTGCTG GTAAGGCAAATTGCCCGTACTTCGCAAAAGCTGAGTTTCTTGCAGACTTACTGCAAAGATCTCTGCCGAAGTTCAACATCCACAAGATCTGCATGCACCCCAATGAGTGGCAG CAATGGCTGGAGACCACTTGTAAAGAACATGGTTGGCAGCATGAAAATTCTCCTATGATATGGAGGGAACTTATCCACCGTGGGGGCAAAGGAATGCTCCTAGGGGGATTTAATGACTTCCTGGAGCATGTACAG GCTTACTATAGCATCAGCTCAGATATGACATCTGAATTGATGATGAAGATTGCCGCAGAGAACCTGAAGACAAGAGAGATCTGCATGGAAGAGGAGGTTTACAATCAGAGCCTCGTCAAGCCGAAGCACATATGGATCAGTAG TGCCCTGAACCCGACCTGCTACAGCCTGATCCCCCAGCTGTTTGCCCCTGGAGTCTTCCAAGACACCCCTACCATCAGCCTTCACCTGCTGGACGTGGGGGCCGTTGAGGAGGAGCTGCAGGGGATCCGGATGGAAACCCAAGACCTGGCCCTGCCACAGCTCCATGAAGTCACAGTCCACACAGAGCTGGACCAGGCCTTCCAGCAAGCACACACTATCATCCTCCTGGATGACCTTTGGCCTGAGGACGGAGAAGCGGGtgaggatgagggagagaacAAG GTGAGGAAAGTGTCAGAGCGTTACCGACAGTTTGGGCGTCTAATTGAGGAGAGGGCACACAAGGACGTGATGGTGGTTGTGGCAGGAAACTCCTTGGTCAACCTAAAGTGCTCCCTTTTACTGGAGAACACCTCCTCGGTCAGTAGCGGGCGTTTTGTCGCCATGGCAACTCAGCTGGAATACGAGGCCAGAGCCCACATATCACAGAAGCTATTTGTGAAGACTGCAG ATGTCACAGATGTCATTGTTTGGGGCAACATCAGTGGTAGTTACCATATTGACCTGCAGAGGGCCAAGGTTTTCCATTACAACGGGGCCATCTGGGGGTGGTCAGATTTTTCTCAACCTGTCCTAGAGATGATATATGACAG gaaatggCTAGAGTGTGACTTTATGAGTTTGGTCAGTACCCATCGTCACACTGTTGCCTCCAAGTCCCAGAGGGCCACAGCCATATCAGCCACCAATGGGATCATTGCAGTTTTGAAGGCCTGGAACAACAACAGTTCTGCTGAGCAGGTCCTCTCGTTAGGGATACTCAGCACTG GACAGTACAACCTTCCCGCTGGTGTTGTCTTTTCAATGCCAGTCACCTTCCAGCATGGGAGATGGTCGGAGTTGTCTGATGTAATCATTGGTGACGAACTCAGGGCCAAACTGCAGATTGCTGTAGACGAACTCAGGGAG GAGAAAGACCTTGCATCAAGGACAAGAAAAGGCACTTCATGA
- the mdh1b gene encoding putative malate dehydrogenase 1B isoform X2 encodes MAQFVLAGKANCPYFAKAEFLADLLQRSLPKFNIHKICMHPNEWQVNYLIKCSNLSKKLLPMLLCSHLIYLLSYSQQWLETTCKEHGWQHENSPMIWRELIHRGGKGMLLGGFNDFLEHVQAYYSISSDMTSELMMKIAAENLKTREICMEEEVYNQSLVKPKHIWISSALNPTCYSLIPQLFAPGVFQDTPTISLHLLDVGAVEEELQGIRMETQDLALPQLHEVTVHTELDQAFQQAHTIILLDDLWPEDGEAGEDEGENKVRKVSERYRQFGRLIEERAHKDVMVVVAGNSLVNLKCSLLLENTSSVSSGRFVAMATQLEYEARAHISQKLFVKTADVTDVIVWGNISGSYHIDLQRAKVFHYNGAIWGWSDFSQPVLEMIYDRKWLECDFMSLVSTHRHTVASKSQRATAISATNGIIAVLKAWNNNSSAEQVLSLGILSTGQYNLPAGVVFSMPVTFQHGRWSELSDVIIGDELRAKLQIAVDELREEKDLASRTRKGTS; translated from the exons ATGGCACAATTTGTACTTGCTG GTAAGGCAAATTGCCCGTACTTCGCAAAAGCTGAGTTTCTTGCAGACTTACTGCAAAGATCTCTGCCGAAGTTCAACATCCACAAGATCTGCATGCACCCCAATGAGTGGCAGGTCAATTATTTGATTAAATGCAGTAATTTATCCAAAAAGTTACTTCCAATGTTACTTTGCTCTCATTTAATTTATCTTTTGTCTTATTCCCAGCAATGGCTGGAGACCACTTGTAAAGAACATGGTTGGCAGCATGAAAATTCTCCTATGATATGGAGGGAACTTATCCACCGTGGGGGCAAAGGAATGCTCCTAGGGGGATTTAATGACTTCCTGGAGCATGTACAG GCTTACTATAGCATCAGCTCAGATATGACATCTGAATTGATGATGAAGATTGCCGCAGAGAACCTGAAGACAAGAGAGATCTGCATGGAAGAGGAGGTTTACAATCAGAGCCTCGTCAAGCCGAAGCACATATGGATCAGTAG TGCCCTGAACCCGACCTGCTACAGCCTGATCCCCCAGCTGTTTGCCCCTGGAGTCTTCCAAGACACCCCTACCATCAGCCTTCACCTGCTGGACGTGGGGGCCGTTGAGGAGGAGCTGCAGGGGATCCGGATGGAAACCCAAGACCTGGCCCTGCCACAGCTCCATGAAGTCACAGTCCACACAGAGCTGGACCAGGCCTTCCAGCAAGCACACACTATCATCCTCCTGGATGACCTTTGGCCTGAGGACGGAGAAGCGGGtgaggatgagggagagaacAAG GTGAGGAAAGTGTCAGAGCGTTACCGACAGTTTGGGCGTCTAATTGAGGAGAGGGCACACAAGGACGTGATGGTGGTTGTGGCAGGAAACTCCTTGGTCAACCTAAAGTGCTCCCTTTTACTGGAGAACACCTCCTCGGTCAGTAGCGGGCGTTTTGTCGCCATGGCAACTCAGCTGGAATACGAGGCCAGAGCCCACATATCACAGAAGCTATTTGTGAAGACTGCAG ATGTCACAGATGTCATTGTTTGGGGCAACATCAGTGGTAGTTACCATATTGACCTGCAGAGGGCCAAGGTTTTCCATTACAACGGGGCCATCTGGGGGTGGTCAGATTTTTCTCAACCTGTCCTAGAGATGATATATGACAG gaaatggCTAGAGTGTGACTTTATGAGTTTGGTCAGTACCCATCGTCACACTGTTGCCTCCAAGTCCCAGAGGGCCACAGCCATATCAGCCACCAATGGGATCATTGCAGTTTTGAAGGCCTGGAACAACAACAGTTCTGCTGAGCAGGTCCTCTCGTTAGGGATACTCAGCACTG GACAGTACAACCTTCCCGCTGGTGTTGTCTTTTCAATGCCAGTCACCTTCCAGCATGGGAGATGGTCGGAGTTGTCTGATGTAATCATTGGTGACGAACTCAGGGCCAAACTGCAGATTGCTGTAGACGAACTCAGGGAG GAGAAAGACCTTGCATCAAGGACAAGAAAAGGCACTTCATGA
- the mdh1b gene encoding putative malate dehydrogenase 1B isoform X3, whose amino-acid sequence MGKVSDRLVIIGTVQYAHYCFFSLSAGKANCPYFAKAEFLADLLQRSLPKFNIHKICMHPNEWQQWLETTCKEHGWQHENSPMIWRELIHRGGKGMLLGGFNDFLEHVQAYYSISSDMTSELMMKIAAENLKTREICMEEEVYNQSLVKPKHIWISSALNPTCYSLIPQLFAPGVFQDTPTISLHLLDVGAVEEELQGIRMETQDLALPQLHEVTVHTELDQAFQQAHTIILLDDLWPEDGEAGEDEGENKVRKVSERYRQFGRLIEERAHKDVMVVVAGNSLVNLKCSLLLENTSSVSSGRFVAMATQLEYEARAHISQKLFVKTADVTDVIVWGNISGSYHIDLQRAKVFHYNGAIWGWSDFSQPVLEMIYDRKWLECDFMSLVSTHRHTVASKSQRATAISATNGIIAVLKAWNNNSSAEQVLSLGILSTGQYNLPAGVVFSMPVTFQHGRWSELSDVIIGDELRAKLQIAVDELREEKDLASRTRKGTS is encoded by the exons ATGGGAAAAGTTTCTGACCGGCTGGTAATAATTGGTACTGTACAGTATGCACATTACTGCTTTTTTTCACTCTCTGCAGGTAAGGCAAATTGCCCGTACTTCGCAAAAGCTGAGTTTCTTGCAGACTTACTGCAAAGATCTCTGCCGAAGTTCAACATCCACAAGATCTGCATGCACCCCAATGAGTGGCAG CAATGGCTGGAGACCACTTGTAAAGAACATGGTTGGCAGCATGAAAATTCTCCTATGATATGGAGGGAACTTATCCACCGTGGGGGCAAAGGAATGCTCCTAGGGGGATTTAATGACTTCCTGGAGCATGTACAG GCTTACTATAGCATCAGCTCAGATATGACATCTGAATTGATGATGAAGATTGCCGCAGAGAACCTGAAGACAAGAGAGATCTGCATGGAAGAGGAGGTTTACAATCAGAGCCTCGTCAAGCCGAAGCACATATGGATCAGTAG TGCCCTGAACCCGACCTGCTACAGCCTGATCCCCCAGCTGTTTGCCCCTGGAGTCTTCCAAGACACCCCTACCATCAGCCTTCACCTGCTGGACGTGGGGGCCGTTGAGGAGGAGCTGCAGGGGATCCGGATGGAAACCCAAGACCTGGCCCTGCCACAGCTCCATGAAGTCACAGTCCACACAGAGCTGGACCAGGCCTTCCAGCAAGCACACACTATCATCCTCCTGGATGACCTTTGGCCTGAGGACGGAGAAGCGGGtgaggatgagggagagaacAAG GTGAGGAAAGTGTCAGAGCGTTACCGACAGTTTGGGCGTCTAATTGAGGAGAGGGCACACAAGGACGTGATGGTGGTTGTGGCAGGAAACTCCTTGGTCAACCTAAAGTGCTCCCTTTTACTGGAGAACACCTCCTCGGTCAGTAGCGGGCGTTTTGTCGCCATGGCAACTCAGCTGGAATACGAGGCCAGAGCCCACATATCACAGAAGCTATTTGTGAAGACTGCAG ATGTCACAGATGTCATTGTTTGGGGCAACATCAGTGGTAGTTACCATATTGACCTGCAGAGGGCCAAGGTTTTCCATTACAACGGGGCCATCTGGGGGTGGTCAGATTTTTCTCAACCTGTCCTAGAGATGATATATGACAG gaaatggCTAGAGTGTGACTTTATGAGTTTGGTCAGTACCCATCGTCACACTGTTGCCTCCAAGTCCCAGAGGGCCACAGCCATATCAGCCACCAATGGGATCATTGCAGTTTTGAAGGCCTGGAACAACAACAGTTCTGCTGAGCAGGTCCTCTCGTTAGGGATACTCAGCACTG GACAGTACAACCTTCCCGCTGGTGTTGTCTTTTCAATGCCAGTCACCTTCCAGCATGGGAGATGGTCGGAGTTGTCTGATGTAATCATTGGTGACGAACTCAGGGCCAAACTGCAGATTGCTGTAGACGAACTCAGGGAG GAGAAAGACCTTGCATCAAGGACAAGAAAAGGCACTTCATGA
- the mdh1b gene encoding putative malate dehydrogenase 1B isoform X1: MGKVSDRLVIIGTVQYAHYCFFSLSAGKANCPYFAKAEFLADLLQRSLPKFNIHKICMHPNEWQVNYLIKCSNLSKKLLPMLLCSHLIYLLSYSQQWLETTCKEHGWQHENSPMIWRELIHRGGKGMLLGGFNDFLEHVQAYYSISSDMTSELMMKIAAENLKTREICMEEEVYNQSLVKPKHIWISSALNPTCYSLIPQLFAPGVFQDTPTISLHLLDVGAVEEELQGIRMETQDLALPQLHEVTVHTELDQAFQQAHTIILLDDLWPEDGEAGEDEGENKVRKVSERYRQFGRLIEERAHKDVMVVVAGNSLVNLKCSLLLENTSSVSSGRFVAMATQLEYEARAHISQKLFVKTADVTDVIVWGNISGSYHIDLQRAKVFHYNGAIWGWSDFSQPVLEMIYDRKWLECDFMSLVSTHRHTVASKSQRATAISATNGIIAVLKAWNNNSSAEQVLSLGILSTGQYNLPAGVVFSMPVTFQHGRWSELSDVIIGDELRAKLQIAVDELREEKDLASRTRKGTS; this comes from the exons ATGGGAAAAGTTTCTGACCGGCTGGTAATAATTGGTACTGTACAGTATGCACATTACTGCTTTTTTTCACTCTCTGCAGGTAAGGCAAATTGCCCGTACTTCGCAAAAGCTGAGTTTCTTGCAGACTTACTGCAAAGATCTCTGCCGAAGTTCAACATCCACAAGATCTGCATGCACCCCAATGAGTGGCAGGTCAATTATTTGATTAAATGCAGTAATTTATCCAAAAAGTTACTTCCAATGTTACTTTGCTCTCATTTAATTTATCTTTTGTCTTATTCCCAGCAATGGCTGGAGACCACTTGTAAAGAACATGGTTGGCAGCATGAAAATTCTCCTATGATATGGAGGGAACTTATCCACCGTGGGGGCAAAGGAATGCTCCTAGGGGGATTTAATGACTTCCTGGAGCATGTACAG GCTTACTATAGCATCAGCTCAGATATGACATCTGAATTGATGATGAAGATTGCCGCAGAGAACCTGAAGACAAGAGAGATCTGCATGGAAGAGGAGGTTTACAATCAGAGCCTCGTCAAGCCGAAGCACATATGGATCAGTAG TGCCCTGAACCCGACCTGCTACAGCCTGATCCCCCAGCTGTTTGCCCCTGGAGTCTTCCAAGACACCCCTACCATCAGCCTTCACCTGCTGGACGTGGGGGCCGTTGAGGAGGAGCTGCAGGGGATCCGGATGGAAACCCAAGACCTGGCCCTGCCACAGCTCCATGAAGTCACAGTCCACACAGAGCTGGACCAGGCCTTCCAGCAAGCACACACTATCATCCTCCTGGATGACCTTTGGCCTGAGGACGGAGAAGCGGGtgaggatgagggagagaacAAG GTGAGGAAAGTGTCAGAGCGTTACCGACAGTTTGGGCGTCTAATTGAGGAGAGGGCACACAAGGACGTGATGGTGGTTGTGGCAGGAAACTCCTTGGTCAACCTAAAGTGCTCCCTTTTACTGGAGAACACCTCCTCGGTCAGTAGCGGGCGTTTTGTCGCCATGGCAACTCAGCTGGAATACGAGGCCAGAGCCCACATATCACAGAAGCTATTTGTGAAGACTGCAG ATGTCACAGATGTCATTGTTTGGGGCAACATCAGTGGTAGTTACCATATTGACCTGCAGAGGGCCAAGGTTTTCCATTACAACGGGGCCATCTGGGGGTGGTCAGATTTTTCTCAACCTGTCCTAGAGATGATATATGACAG gaaatggCTAGAGTGTGACTTTATGAGTTTGGTCAGTACCCATCGTCACACTGTTGCCTCCAAGTCCCAGAGGGCCACAGCCATATCAGCCACCAATGGGATCATTGCAGTTTTGAAGGCCTGGAACAACAACAGTTCTGCTGAGCAGGTCCTCTCGTTAGGGATACTCAGCACTG GACAGTACAACCTTCCCGCTGGTGTTGTCTTTTCAATGCCAGTCACCTTCCAGCATGGGAGATGGTCGGAGTTGTCTGATGTAATCATTGGTGACGAACTCAGGGCCAAACTGCAGATTGCTGTAGACGAACTCAGGGAG GAGAAAGACCTTGCATCAAGGACAAGAAAAGGCACTTCATGA